The following are from one region of the Desulfomicrobium apsheronum genome:
- a CDS encoding transposase domain-containing protein has protein sequence NAAENAIRPVALGRKNWLFAGAPKGADASAMLFSLVETAKANEIEPQAYLKFLFERFPAAQTTEEIKALMPQHVDKSLLPSLPKPKPRKK, from the coding sequence AACGCGGCCGAGAACGCCATCCGTCCCGTGGCCCTAGGCCGTAAGAACTGGCTCTTTGCCGGAGCACCCAAGGGTGCCGACGCCAGCGCCATGCTCTTTTCCTTGGTGGAAACCGCCAAAGCCAACGAGATCGAGCCCCAAGCCTACCTGAAATTCCTTTTCGAACGATTCCCCGCCGCGCAGACCACGGAAGAAATAAAGGCACTCATGCCCCAGCACGTGGACAAATCCCTTCTCCCAAGCCTCCCCAAGCCCAAGCCGCGCAAAAAGTAA
- a CDS encoding UDP binding domain-containing protein: MRSPERLLICDKIDIDVWELIHLANRHPRVNILQPGAGVGGHCIAVDPWFIVDTAPDEARIIRMAREVNDYKPEWVLEKVKAAIAETLAGKPGDCMADVKVACLGLTFKPDIDDLRESPAVEITRQIAELGCQVLAVEPNIESLPQNLALSNIVLRSLEDAIECAAVLCIMVKHRSFVESACDILCHSCKINAAGLAEE, translated from the coding sequence ATGCGGTCGCCTGAGCGCTTACTGATCTGCGACAAAATTGATATTGATGTGTGGGAACTCATTCATCTGGCCAACCGCCATCCTCGTGTGAATATTCTGCAGCCAGGGGCAGGGGTTGGTGGTCACTGTATCGCGGTGGATCCATGGTTCATTGTTGACACTGCGCCCGACGAGGCTCGGATTATTCGGATGGCTCGTGAGGTGAACGACTATAAGCCGGAATGGGTCTTGGAGAAAGTCAAGGCTGCCATTGCAGAGACTTTGGCTGGCAAACCAGGCGATTGCATGGCCGATGTCAAAGTCGCTTGTCTTGGTTTGACCTTCAAACCGGATATCGATGATCTGCGCGAAAGCCCGGCCGTGGAAATCACCCGGCAGATCGCTGAACTGGGCTGTCAAGTATTAGCAGTAGAACCAAATATCGAGAGTTTGCCACAGAATCTTGCCTTGTCCAATATTGTCCTCAGGTCTCTTGAAGATGCTATTGAGTGTGCTGCAGTGCTGTGCATAATGGTCAAACATCGATCTTTTGTTGAATCCGCATGCGATATTTTGTGTCATTCATGCAAAATTAATGCTGCTGGACTTGCTGAAGAATAA
- a CDS encoding glycosyltransferase has protein sequence MKISQVQLAFSAYSTGNYAEALRIYSLLAQKLGLHLFKANIELCNRRMGKKSDILQNGIDVCYTVEIQDAIISEHEDFTSFEFFVLGERLVCEFNVLSENPYAHNQMIFGIDFLDAQRRSLESESYELLNYSESKTYGRYRYLSATCDGLKYLFSLLIPVCAVRCVVKIGNRKFAKTKLVGNPSFNFYNGKSGCDIVNVLTSDLCGGCIEDVHQVLDSVGFNVSYVSDVVRAIISLPATEVFSATVFWYLWRLSNDNYLFELARQRLVFNGRMYETRQLLNEWDASVRYRNSKYSSRRVDDEIRLLENGISLPQRVKKQAYEPSKNVLYLLHNRLPYNSGGYATRTHGLLTGIEKNSHYKMQGVSRPGYPTDHAKYISKLLPSPIPSVDVVDGIEYFALNQNVRRSSMTITEYVEKYAQEVEALARRKKTGIIHAAANFPNGLAASLAARRLGIKSVYEVRGLWEITRLSRQEGWNETDQFRFMARMEAEACKAADEVITITEALKDMMVARGVDSSKITVVPNCVHTNIFSPLEKDQSLAKELGLADEDVVIGYIGSMVNYEGLDDLLDTLKLLLLDGIQNFKVLLVGDGCVLNDLQHQVVNLCLEKHVIITGRVPHDDVQRYYSLVDITPFPRKPYLVCEAVSPLKPFEAMASQKAVIVSSCAALTEIIKDGYNGLVFEKGSVASFKDTLKKLIVDNNLRKQLAINGREWVVQKRDWSTSSKKLITVYDSLV, from the coding sequence ATGAAAATATCTCAAGTTCAATTAGCATTTTCTGCGTATTCTACAGGTAATTATGCTGAAGCTTTAAGAATTTACAGTCTGCTTGCTCAAAAGCTTGGTTTGCACCTCTTCAAAGCCAATATTGAGCTTTGCAATCGGCGGATGGGCAAAAAGTCTGACATACTACAGAACGGGATAGATGTCTGCTACACGGTCGAAATTCAGGATGCCATAATAAGCGAACATGAAGACTTTACAAGTTTTGAGTTTTTTGTGCTTGGAGAACGCTTGGTTTGTGAGTTCAATGTGTTATCAGAAAACCCGTATGCTCATAATCAGATGATTTTTGGAATTGATTTTTTGGATGCGCAAAGACGTTCATTGGAGTCAGAAAGCTATGAGTTGCTAAATTACAGCGAGTCGAAAACTTATGGAAGATATAGATATTTGTCAGCAACATGCGACGGGCTCAAGTATCTGTTTTCATTATTGATTCCAGTATGTGCGGTGCGATGTGTCGTCAAAATAGGGAACAGGAAATTTGCTAAAACTAAACTTGTAGGCAATCCCTCTTTTAATTTTTATAACGGTAAATCAGGGTGTGATATTGTTAATGTTTTGACAAGTGATTTGTGTGGTGGATGTATTGAGGATGTACATCAAGTTCTGGACTCTGTTGGTTTTAATGTCTCTTATGTCAGTGATGTGGTGAGGGCAATAATATCCTTGCCTGCAACTGAAGTTTTTTCGGCAACTGTTTTCTGGTATTTGTGGAGGCTTAGTAATGATAATTATTTATTTGAATTAGCAAGACAACGTCTTGTCTTCAATGGTAGAATGTATGAGACAAGACAATTGCTTAACGAATGGGATGCAAGCGTTAGGTATAGAAATAGTAAATATTCTTCTAGGCGAGTAGATGATGAAATTAGACTTTTAGAAAATGGAATTTCGCTTCCACAAAGAGTAAAAAAACAAGCTTATGAGCCGAGTAAAAATGTACTATATCTGCTACATAATCGTTTGCCTTATAATTCAGGAGGATATGCAACACGGACGCATGGACTGCTAACTGGTATTGAAAAAAACAGTCATTACAAAATGCAAGGTGTGTCACGCCCTGGATATCCTACAGACCATGCAAAGTATATCAGCAAGCTTCTACCCTCTCCGATACCTAGTGTCGATGTAGTTGATGGAATAGAATATTTTGCGCTGAATCAGAACGTGCGTCGCTCCTCCATGACGATTACGGAGTATGTTGAAAAATATGCTCAGGAAGTCGAGGCTTTGGCTCGAAGGAAAAAAACAGGAATTATTCACGCGGCGGCAAATTTTCCGAATGGATTAGCCGCAAGTTTGGCCGCAAGGCGTCTTGGAATAAAGTCTGTATATGAAGTGCGAGGTCTTTGGGAAATTACCCGACTTTCGCGTCAGGAAGGTTGGAATGAAACAGATCAGTTTCGTTTTATGGCAAGAATGGAAGCAGAGGCTTGTAAAGCTGCAGATGAAGTGATTACGATCACTGAGGCATTGAAGGATATGATGGTCGCACGTGGCGTTGATTCTTCTAAGATAACAGTAGTGCCGAATTGTGTGCATACCAACATTTTCTCTCCATTGGAGAAAGATCAGTCATTAGCAAAAGAGTTAGGATTAGCAGATGAAGATGTTGTCATTGGATACATAGGCTCAATGGTAAACTATGAGGGTCTTGACGACTTATTAGATACCCTCAAACTATTGCTCCTAGATGGCATCCAGAATTTTAAAGTCCTGCTGGTCGGCGATGGCTGTGTGTTGAATGACCTCCAGCATCAGGTTGTTAACCTGTGCTTGGAGAAGCATGTCATCATCACAGGTCGAGTACCGCATGACGATGTACAGCGCTATTACTCTTTGGTCGACATAACCCCCTTCCCGCGTAAACCATACTTGGTGTGTGAAGCCGTTTCTCCACTTAAGCCTTTTGAGGCCATGGCCTCCCAAAAGGCAGTCATTGTGTCAAGCTGTGCTGCCCTTACCGAAATTATTAAGGATGGATACAACGGTTTGGTTTTTGAAAAGGGAAGTGTTGCTTCCTTTAAGGATACACTGAAGAAGTTGATTGTCGACAATAATCTCAGGAAGCAGCTCGCAATTAATGGTCGTGAATGGGTGGTGCAGAAGAGAGACTGGTCAACTTCTTCAAAAAAATTAATAACAGTATACGATAGCCTTGTGTAA
- a CDS encoding heparinase II/III domain-containing protein, which produces MKSLELIPVHCFLHRIFPIEFYEDTEKLVNDRVFKPRKDSEPLLLTFPLDWESKERVVDRNWRMQLQGWTFLHPIMNIFDNYKKKDDILDFFFDAITDWWRFYGQDPEDIVTTRMPKSYAWYDMSVGFRALAITFFINRITCWQMKISKERSKLLEEVAVKHIRHLLKPIVFSMNNHGLFQSHGLVGLLKTSPHLSESLDSDLEYAIGLVEQLIISQFSDLGVHLEHSPHYHFYALNTLQAQIDSGWYHDRPRIITIAANANNNSKWLLDPFKRPVCVGDSILTVQKDIEFPNTHHGKYIHSKISHSGYSVVRSGWGECPEISSMLFFTGAYHSKSHKHRDCLSFDWFDRGARIICDSGKYGYKSDVYRNYFLSTRAHNSVEIEGFDILTIKPYGSIVENPKEIKQGLFYLKGTLDYPAVKHCREIYFKPGNWVLIKDSLSFARARGFKQWFHLNKGYCLENIMKNFACFRDGNGTKFLIECLDKELNVELHYGDSDNMQGFICEKDYQFMPSFAVGFSGQGKKKEVFTILSLSKNAHDNAKKFLSSNLSINVGESTDSSNEHKKEIILGVENKFFEDCSAIICSDVELSGEKTFQVFSNDILFSFYGSFKENSKKMAVFLPGATSRKHGEYDFQRYSWGRQLVDFDCIFFSDPSIKIDNDLTLGWFQYAEDNYGIEALKNVLDALLKAKKFRQDELLIFGSSGGGFVSLKLSEYFDHALVVAINPQLYLYNYTYSFYKNMLKFCYEGRSPSFIELSYSNRISFCSSAKNRMNPVLILQNIADEKHLNRHFLPLSKSCNIEPVEVHKMDTDLRSKSLHLFLYCDDKLKHAPPNKEDTIHYLRMFCEATFFV; this is translated from the coding sequence GTGAAAAGTTTAGAGCTAATTCCTGTTCACTGTTTTTTGCACAGAATATTTCCTATTGAATTTTATGAAGACACAGAAAAACTTGTCAATGATAGAGTTTTTAAGCCTAGAAAAGACAGTGAACCACTGCTTTTAACATTTCCACTTGATTGGGAGTCTAAGGAGAGGGTTGTAGACAGAAATTGGAGGATGCAACTGCAAGGGTGGACATTTCTTCACCCAATTATGAATATATTTGATAATTATAAAAAGAAGGATGATATTCTCGATTTTTTCTTTGATGCCATAACCGATTGGTGGCGGTTTTATGGGCAGGATCCAGAGGATATAGTAACAACGAGAATGCCAAAAAGTTATGCTTGGTATGATATGTCTGTTGGTTTCAGAGCCTTGGCAATCACATTTTTTATAAATCGAATTACATGCTGGCAAATGAAGATATCTAAAGAGCGAAGTAAGTTGCTTGAAGAGGTGGCGGTTAAACATATAAGGCATTTACTTAAGCCAATAGTTTTTAGCATGAATAATCATGGATTGTTCCAAAGCCATGGATTGGTAGGCCTTCTAAAAACATCTCCTCATTTATCAGAATCTCTTGATTCAGATTTGGAATATGCAATTGGCTTGGTTGAACAGTTGATTATCTCACAGTTTAGTGATTTAGGTGTTCATCTTGAACATAGCCCTCATTATCATTTTTATGCTTTAAATACATTGCAGGCTCAAATCGACTCAGGTTGGTATCATGATCGACCGCGAATTATAACGATTGCTGCCAATGCAAATAATAACAGTAAATGGCTACTTGACCCATTTAAGAGGCCAGTATGTGTAGGTGATTCGATTCTTACCGTTCAGAAAGATATTGAGTTTCCAAACACACATCATGGAAAATATATTCATAGTAAAATTTCCCATTCTGGATACTCAGTGGTTAGGTCTGGTTGGGGAGAATGTCCCGAGATTAGTTCTATGTTATTTTTTACAGGAGCATACCATAGTAAGAGTCATAAGCACCGTGACTGTTTAAGCTTTGATTGGTTTGATCGTGGTGCACGTATAATATGTGACAGCGGAAAATATGGGTATAAAAGTGATGTTTATAGGAATTATTTTTTATCAACTCGCGCGCACAACTCCGTAGAAATTGAAGGATTTGATATTCTAACTATTAAGCCTTATGGCTCAATAGTGGAAAATCCAAAAGAAATAAAACAAGGTTTGTTTTATTTAAAAGGAACTCTTGATTATCCGGCAGTTAAGCATTGTAGAGAGATTTACTTTAAACCAGGTAATTGGGTTTTGATTAAAGATTCATTATCTTTTGCTAGAGCAAGAGGCTTTAAGCAATGGTTTCATTTAAATAAGGGGTATTGTCTCGAAAACATAATGAAGAATTTTGCTTGTTTTAGGGATGGTAATGGCACAAAATTTTTAATTGAATGCTTAGATAAAGAACTGAATGTTGAGTTGCACTATGGTGACTCTGATAATATGCAAGGTTTCATTTGTGAAAAAGACTATCAATTTATGCCATCTTTTGCCGTTGGTTTTTCCGGGCAAGGAAAGAAAAAAGAGGTATTTACAATATTGTCTTTGAGTAAGAACGCTCACGATAATGCAAAAAAATTTTTATCTAGTAATTTAAGTATTAATGTTGGCGAATCTACAGATTCTTCCAACGAGCATAAAAAAGAAATCATTCTTGGAGTAGAAAATAAATTCTTTGAAGATTGTTCGGCTATAATATGTTCTGATGTAGAGTTGTCTGGTGAAAAGACTTTCCAAGTCTTTTCTAACGATATTCTTTTTTCATTTTATGGATCTTTTAAAGAAAATTCTAAAAAAATGGCTGTATTTTTACCTGGTGCTACTAGCAGGAAGCATGGGGAATATGATTTCCAAAGATACTCTTGGGGAAGACAACTTGTGGATTTTGACTGCATTTTTTTCTCAGATCCAAGTATAAAGATTGATAATGATTTAACGCTTGGATGGTTTCAATACGCAGAAGATAACTATGGAATTGAAGCTCTGAAAAACGTTTTAGATGCATTGCTAAAAGCAAAGAAATTCAGGCAGGATGAGTTGCTAATTTTTGGCTCGTCAGGTGGTGGCTTCGTCTCTTTAAAACTTTCTGAATACTTTGATCACGCTTTAGTGGTAGCTATCAATCCTCAGTTGTATCTTTATAATTATACATATTCGTTCTATAAAAATATGTTAAAATTTTGCTACGAAGGAAGATCGCCCTCTTTCATTGAGTTGAGCTACTCTAATAGAATTTCTTTTTGTTCAAGTGCTAAGAACAGGATGAATCCTGTATTAATATTACAAAATATCGCTGATGAAAAGCATTTAAATAGGCATTTTCTTCCTCTGTCTAAAAGTTGTAACATTGAGCCCGTTGAAGTGCATAAAATGGACACAGACTTGAGAAGTAAGTCTTTGCATCTTTTTTTGTATTGTGATGATAAGCTCAAACATGCTCCACCAAATAAAGAAGATACTATTCATTATCTGAGAATGTTTTGTGAAGCTACTTTTTTTGTATAG
- a CDS encoding asparagine synthase-related protein: MLNKSTCTLNALPPLYERGFFVSNCKNQENLPDNFVPVQIYIDGIYIFRDKKTECVQDSKNDCHVVILGFVVDSQDVSSTPESIVTALLIALTRGRQVFLRALESIGGRYAIVARDYTGTFIVGDAGGIRSIFYTFPRGEVLVSSHAALLAEITGVSIVEFVDSLQSFGSGSRARNWPGRFSKFAGVFTLTPNTFLDFDAKRPHRFFTLEPPSERTVEEASDLVAYYLSTAAKNFVRNYLDHDRSKAVLFLTGGVDSRLVLSAFHGLEDHLKAFSYDINNAHAKDIELARRIAGDLGIHHVVDYGDDRATTPLVQIAAKNACNPYTGSKSVINFCGGGAFSDCAFSMRGNLGEISRGVFSARSAFLNDPPRYMARIWRRGSENIKIIFDAFTDYVSATEVEKSQWPIRIIYYWEHRHATWHAATINELDTCFDTFNIMNSRNIIEAMCSVPLDAQKTSSVHGKAIAKLNPKLLNYSLNYKGF, encoded by the coding sequence ATGCTAAACAAAAGCACGTGCACTTTGAATGCGCTACCTCCTTTATATGAACGTGGGTTTTTTGTTTCGAACTGTAAAAATCAAGAAAACCTTCCTGATAATTTTGTACCCGTGCAAATATATATAGATGGTATCTATATATTCAGAGATAAGAAAACTGAGTGCGTTCAAGATTCGAAAAATGACTGTCATGTTGTAATATTAGGCTTCGTTGTAGACTCTCAAGACGTATCTAGCACGCCTGAATCTATTGTCACAGCGCTGCTTATAGCTTTAACACGTGGTCGCCAAGTTTTCTTGCGCGCACTGGAAAGCATTGGCGGGAGGTATGCTATTGTTGCTAGAGACTATACTGGGACTTTTATTGTCGGTGATGCGGGCGGAATAAGGTCAATTTTTTATACATTTCCGAGAGGAGAAGTTCTTGTCAGTTCACACGCTGCGCTCCTCGCGGAGATTACTGGTGTGTCGATCGTTGAGTTCGTGGACAGTCTCCAGTCATTCGGCTCTGGGTCTCGTGCGCGAAATTGGCCAGGTCGGTTTTCAAAATTTGCCGGAGTGTTTACCCTGACGCCCAATACTTTTCTTGATTTCGATGCAAAACGACCTCATCGATTCTTCACGTTGGAACCGCCGTCGGAGCGAACTGTAGAAGAGGCTTCAGATCTTGTTGCTTACTACCTAAGCACCGCAGCGAAAAACTTTGTTCGCAATTATCTTGACCACGATCGGTCTAAAGCTGTTCTGTTTCTTACGGGGGGGGTTGACAGTCGTCTAGTCCTTTCAGCTTTCCATGGGCTTGAAGACCATCTTAAGGCTTTCAGCTATGATATTAACAATGCGCATGCCAAAGATATAGAACTTGCACGGCGAATTGCTGGCGATCTTGGTATTCATCACGTTGTCGACTATGGAGATGATCGAGCGACCACTCCATTAGTTCAAATTGCAGCCAAGAACGCTTGTAATCCTTATACAGGCTCTAAGTCAGTTATTAATTTCTGTGGGGGGGGGGCTTTTTCCGATTGCGCCTTCTCAATGCGTGGCAATCTTGGTGAAATTTCGAGAGGTGTTTTTAGTGCACGTTCAGCTTTTCTTAATGACCCACCTAGATACATGGCAAGAATATGGCGCCGTGGTTCTGAGAATATCAAAATTATCTTTGATGCCTTTACGGATTACGTCTCTGCCACTGAGGTTGAAAAATCTCAGTGGCCAATCAGAATCATATATTACTGGGAGCATAGACATGCTACATGGCATGCTGCGACTATCAATGAACTTGATACATGTTTTGATACATTCAATATTATGAATAGTAGGAATATTATCGAGGCAATGTGTAGCGTACCTTTAGATGCTCAAAAGACTTCTTCTGTTCATGGGAAGGCTATAGCCAAGCTAAACCCAAAACTTTTAAACTATTCGTTAAATTATAAGGGATTTTAA
- a CDS encoding glycosyltransferase family 4 protein, protein MFFKKGELFFASDRCVTIWGMRWLLRQFPKAAKSAYEPVPKSLLYVPASSLPYHISGYTTRTHAVIRALRDAGANVHVLTRPGYPWDRRDRVAEPGGSETTVDGIVYTHAQHPANNRHVLQFAVQASKVIAEAAQKNRVAAIHAASNHTNALPALFAARELGIPFHYEMRGLWELTRASRMAWFENTARYKQGLELEALVARNADRLFVISKELGRYAQENWGVRPERMALLPNCVDPEAILPVDPARAEPNTIGYAGSIMPYEGLDTLIEAVAMLADRGLEVRVKIVGDGEAKSGLEELSNRLGQNGRVEFLGRVHPARALEIMERCAIVCLPRKPFQVCEIVPPIKLVEALAMAKPVIVPDLPVFRDELGTDPAGWFFRAGDAVNLAEAVEQAFSNPARLSELGAKAREYVLAHRTWGRFVGNVIKPHEHDEARACSA, encoded by the coding sequence ATGTTTTTTAAAAAAGGTGAACTCTTTTTTGCGTCGGACCGATGCGTAACAATCTGGGGCATGCGCTGGTTGCTCAGGCAATTTCCCAAGGCGGCAAAGTCCGCTTATGAACCCGTCCCGAAAAGCCTCCTGTATGTTCCGGCAAGCTCCCTGCCGTATCACATCAGCGGCTACACCACGCGCACCCATGCCGTGATACGTGCCCTGCGTGATGCTGGCGCTAATGTGCATGTGCTGACTCGCCCCGGCTATCCCTGGGACAGGAGGGACCGGGTTGCAGAGCCTGGCGGAAGCGAGACCACTGTTGATGGAATCGTCTACACTCATGCTCAGCACCCCGCCAACAACCGCCACGTGTTGCAGTTTGCCGTACAGGCCTCCAAAGTCATCGCCGAAGCGGCCCAAAAAAACCGCGTGGCCGCCATCCATGCCGCCTCCAACCACACCAACGCCTTGCCCGCCTTGTTTGCCGCCCGGGAGCTGGGTATCCCGTTTCACTATGAAATGCGCGGGTTGTGGGAGCTGACGCGTGCATCGCGCATGGCGTGGTTCGAGAATACGGCGCGTTACAAGCAGGGGCTTGAGCTGGAAGCGCTGGTTGCTCGCAACGCGGACAGACTGTTCGTGATTTCCAAGGAGCTTGGCCGGTATGCACAGGAAAACTGGGGCGTGCGGCCCGAGCGCATGGCTCTGCTCCCCAACTGCGTCGATCCAGAGGCGATTCTGCCGGTTGACCCTGCCAGGGCCGAGCCGAACACGATTGGATATGCCGGGTCGATCATGCCGTACGAGGGTCTTGATACCCTGATCGAGGCCGTGGCGATGCTGGCGGACCGGGGCCTGGAGGTTCGGGTCAAGATTGTTGGCGACGGTGAGGCCAAAAGCGGTTTGGAAGAGCTTTCCAACCGACTGGGACAAAACGGACGTGTTGAATTTTTAGGGCGGGTTCATCCTGCCAGAGCTCTTGAAATCATGGAGCGTTGCGCCATTGTCTGTCTTCCGCGCAAGCCCTTTCAGGTCTGCGAGATCGTGCCGCCCATCAAGCTGGTGGAGGCCTTGGCCATGGCCAAGCCCGTCATTGTGCCGGATCTGCCCGTTTTTCGCGACGAGCTTGGAACTGATCCTGCGGGTTGGTTTTTCCGGGCCGGGGATGCGGTCAATCTGGCGGAGGCCGTTGAACAGGCGTTTAGCAACCCCGCCAGGCTGAGCGAACTTGGCGCGAAGGCCAGGGAATATGTTCTGGCACACAGAACCTGGGGTCGGTTTGTGGGGAATGTGATCAAACCGCACGAACACGATGAGGCCAGAGCATGCTCGGCCTGA